Genomic window (Macrobrachium nipponense isolate FS-2020 chromosome 35, ASM1510439v2, whole genome shotgun sequence):
AAATAACTGTTTGAATGTTTGTTGAACGTTATCCGATTTTGTAGTTCAAATGTTTGTTTGAACGTTATCCGATTTTCTTAGTTCAAATGTTTGTTTGAACGTTATCCGATTTTCTTAGTGGTAATAAACGTCGTGAAGGACATCAAGCACCAAGGACTTCATTTCTTCGGAATACTGCAGCCCTTCAGTGATGGCCGAATACATTTCAAGTGAAAAAGGCAAGCCTATGCTTAAAATCGATGGTTTCCTATTCATGAAAGACAAGCAAGTTGGTAACAAGATATATTGGAAGTGAAATAAGTTCGCATCGTATTGCAAAAGTCGAACAATTACCAATGATGGTAAAGTGATTAAAGTTCCTAGTGAACATAACCATTCCGGTGATGCTGTCAATACAGAAGTGTGCAGTTTTATGAACAAAGTGAAAAGTGATGCGAAAGAAAGCCGTGATTCTCCTCAGTATGTCATTTCTGCAGCTGCATCGCAATTAAGTGAAAGTGCCGCGCAAGCTTTACCACAAATAAGCTCTATAAAAAGAACTATTCACAACGTCAGACAAAAAGAAAGAGCAGGCTTAGCTAATCCAATTCATAGACGGGAAATTGTTTTAACAACTGACCAAACTAAAACTCATAAaggggagcagtttttgctatATGATTCCGGCCATTACGATGATAGAATGCTTATATTTGCAACTCAGAATAATTTGAGTCTACTTGAGAAGAGTGCAAATTTACAAGTGGACGGAACATTTAAAACTGTACCTCAGTTATTTGAACAATTATGTACTGTACATCATGCTGTGAAGAATAATTACACCATTCCTGTGGTTTACGCTTTACTTCCAGATAAAAGGGCTGAAACTTATAGAAGATTATTTGCTCTAATTAAGTCTATGGTTCCAAATTTACAAGTTTCAACCATAACTTCAGACTTTGAACTTGCAGCTATAACTGCCGTTAAAGAAGAATTCAGCACAGCTTCTCATTATGGATGCCTTTTCCACTTAGGCCAGTGCTTGTATCGAAAGATATGTGATTGTGGTCTGAAAGTGAGATACGATACAGATTccgaatttactttaaaaattcgAATGCTGTTAGCCTAGCCTTTGTCCCCGTTGACAAAGTTACTGAATCATttgaagcttttgttttttttttttttttgttttgtttttgttttttttttttttttagattcatatatatatcctcaacATGTAAATcctattttagattattttgaagattcaTGGATTGGTCGTCCTTCAAGACGTCATCGACGTAGTCCTATGTTTGAAATAAGTATGTGGTCTTGTTTTTAGAGAGTCAATACTGATTTGCCTAGGACTAACAACGCACTTGAAGGATGGCACAGAGCTTTTTTACAGCAAATGTCCATCTCATCATCCAACAATATGGAAGTTCCTAGATGCTTTTAAAAAGACAGCAGGGTTTTACAAGAAATTCACATTGCAAAAGTAAGAGCAGGAAGCACAAATATGAAGAGTTCCAAGAAATATCGTGACTTGAATGAAAGGATAGTAGTAGTGGCAACCTTTGAAGAGTGCTCAGTATTAGAGTGTTTGCGCGCTGTAGCGCATAACTTGCATTTATAAGTAAATCTGTTTTATCATGAATccattttaatagttttagtaATAACATTCATACTTAAAAGATTTCATCCTTTTTGGTATTTTTACACAtttgtttaaataaagaattttgcatCTCGAATAATTACCATTTCGTATAACTGTCCTTTCGAACAACTTTCTTTCGAACAATTTTCCAttcgaataattgttttttcGAATAACTGtttttcgaataattgttttcgaTTAATTGTTTTCGAACAATGTTCACATaatcttattttttgttattttttactgaattccatttttatattttcttttttgtcagtattgttttttattactgttttaatttatgttttttatatttttattttaatgttttttacttttattttttattaattttttcgttttattattattctatcatcgttattttgttttaagttcattattttttatttacgtttttattaactttattttaatttatattttattagatttttgtattttcattatgattgttttattattcttatttctatttatgttaaaaaaatattatttgtttttattatctttttattattatttttattcttatcatttttatttttatgtttattattttcattttatttttattattatctttttttttatttctactattaaaattttatttgtatttttattattttcatatctatttctattatgtttatttttatttatcattatttttcattatttcttttctttttttgctttatttttactagtctcattttattattattatgttattatttttttgtttttactatttttatactagtttacaatttttatttttattatttgtttccttctttttattttaattttattttattatttttatcttttatttttattatttttatttacattattactaatttggttattgattttattattaatacttacatttctattattataatGTCCAgtcatcttttattattttcatttttatatataatcttataatttttcataataaaaacaaattgaaataaaataatgaaaaataaaaataaattagaagtcACCACTTAACCTGTCACAgcgtattccaaatagattgcttatCTAGATgtaaattagaagcatactttacctggcacagggtaccaTTAAATAGTTTTTGCCTCTAGTTGTTTAATTAATTAGGGAACGCAATACTTACCTGATACATGATGATACCCAAATAGAATAGTTTCTAGATGTTAATTAGAAAGCATACTTACCGTGGCATAGGGTACACTAAACATAgtttgcctctagttgtaattagaccGCCATAACTTGCCTGATACAggatacaccaaatagattgattctagatgtaattagaagcatacttaccatggcatagggtacactaaatagtttgcctctagttgtaattagacgCATACTTACCTGATACAggatacaccaaatagattgaatcaagttgtaattagaagcatacttacctagcacagggtacactaaatagattgcttgtagatgtaattagaagcatacttaccaagcacggtacactaaatagattgtttttctatgtatattagaagcatacttacctagcacagggtacactaaattattgcttctagttgttaattagaaagcatacttacctagcacagggtacactaaatagattgcttctagtttgtaattagaagcatacttacctagcacagggtaaactaaatagattGTTCTAGGTTTGTGATTAGAATCATACGTTACCTGGCAAAGGTACACCAAATAGGTTGCTTATAGatttaattagaagcatacttacctatcacagggtacactaaatagctTGCTTATAGAtgtattagaagcatacttacctaggtCGCAGGGTAACACTAAATAGATTACTTATAGAtgtattagaagcatacttacctggcaaagggacactaaatagattgcttatagatgtaattagaagcatacttacctagcacagggtacactaaatagattgcttatagatgtaattagaagcatacttacctagcacagggtacactaaatagattgattctagttgttattagaagcatacttacctgcaaatggtacactaaatagatttcttatagatgtaattagaagcatcttacctagcacagggtacactaaatagattgcttatagatgtaattagaagcatacttacctagcacagggtacactaatagattgtttctagatgtaattagaagcatacttacctggcaaagggtacactaaatagattgcttatagatgtaattagaagcatacttacctagcacagggtacacaAATAGATTGttatagatgtaattagaagcatacttacctagcacagggtacacaaaatagattgcttctagttgtaattagaagcatacttacctagcacagtgtacactaaatagattgcgtTATAGATGTACTTAGAAGCATGACTTACTAGCACAGGTAACATAAATAGATTGATTCTAGTTGTGATTAttcgaagcatacttacctggcaaaggtACACCAAATAGGTTGCTTATAgagtaattagaagcatacttactagCACAGGGTATCACTAAATAGATTGCTTATAGATGTAAttaaaagcatacttacctagcgcagggtacactaaatagattgcttatagatgtaattagaagcatcaCTTACCTGCaaagggtacactaaatagattgcttatagatgtaattagaagcatacttacctagcacagggtacactaaatagattgcttatagatgtaattagaagctatacttacctagcacagggtacactaaatagattgattctagttgttattagaagcatacttacctggcaaatggtacactaaatagatttcttatagatgtaattagaagcatactttacCTGCCACAGGGTACAACTAAAATAGATTGCTTATAGATGTATTAttaagcatacttacctagcaccaAGGTACACTATAGAGTTGCTTCTCGTTgtgattagaagcatacttacctgcccacagggtacactaaatagaatTTGCTTCTATATATTATtgagcatacttacctagcacaggttacactaaatattttgattgctagttgtgattagaagcatacttacctagcacagggtacactaaatttAGATTTGATTCTAGTGTGATTAGAAGCATACTTCGGGCTAGCcccagggtacactaaatagatgattctagttgtgattagaagcatacttagcTAGCACACGGGTACCACTAAATAGATTGCTttatagatgtaattagaagcatacttacctagcacagggtacactaaatagattgattCTAGTTTGTTATTAGAATCATACTTACTAAAGCACAGTGTTACACTGAATAGTATTTGAAATCGGAGTTGTGAtttgaagcatacttacctagcggACAGGGTACACCTAAATAGATTGATTCTAGTTTGTttgattagaagcatacttacctagcacagggtacactaaagaGATTGATTCTAGTTTGTATTAGAAGCATTACTTACCTAGAACAGGGTACATATAGATTGAATTCTAGTTGTGAATTAGAATCAtaacttacctagcacagggtacaccaaatgatGTTtcagatgtaattagaagcatacttacctagcgcCAAGGGTACAACCAAAGTTGCTTATAGAGTTAATTAGAAAGGCACTTTTACCTAGCAGGGTACAACCTAAAGAATTGCTTATATATTAATTAGAACATCTTACCTACaccagggtacactaaatagattgattCTAGTTGTGATTAGAAGCATACACCTAGCACAAGGGTACACAAATAGATTGATTTTAGTTgtgattagaagcatacttaccttagccacagggtacactaaatagattgcttataaatgtaattagaaagaatacttacctagcacagggtcaCTAAATTGATTGATTCTAGTTGTTATTAGAaacatacttacctagcacagggtaacTAATAGCTTGATTCTAGTTTGTGCCTTAGAATCATACTTAACCTAGCCAGGGTACATAAATGATTGATTCTAGTTTTGATAAAGCAATaattacctagcacagggtacactaaatagaatTTAATTTCTAGTTGCCGATAAGAAGCATAACTTTACCTAGcaacagggtacactaaatagttGATTCTAGTTGtggattagaagcatacttaccttgcAAAGGGGTACACTAAATCGATTTGCTTATAGATGTAATTataagcatacttacctagcacaggggtACACCAAATTGATTGCttcttagttgtaattagaagcttaCTTACCTAGCCACAGGATCAATAaaaagattgcttctagttgttattaaagCATACTTTACCTAGCACAAGGTCCTAAAATAGAATTGATTCTAGGTTTTTGTTAGAAACATACTTACCTTagcagggtacactaaatagctGATTCTAGTTTGTGATTAGAAGCTATTTcctagcacagggtacactaaaatAGATTGATTCTTAGTTGTTGATTAAAAGCATATTTACTAGCACAGGGTACTAAATAGATTGATTTAGTTTGTGATTAGAAAGCATTAACTTAGCACAAGGGTACACTAAAATTTGATTGATTCTAGTTTGTGATTAGAACATCTTACCTACACAGGGTGTAAACTAAATAGATTGATTCTAGTTTgtgattagaagcatacttaccccTAGCACAGGGTACCCAACCcaaattgattttgttttctaggtgtaattagaagcatacttacctagccacagggtacaccaaattaGATTGCTTATAGATGTAATTGAAGATAAAACTTACCTAAGCCCAGGGTGGTAACCAAAATAGATTGCTTAatattgtaattagaagcatactaaCCTTAGCACAGGGTACCACTAAATAGATTGGATTCTAGTTGTGATTTAGAAGCATTCTTACCCTATCaccagggtacactaaatagattgattctactagttgtaattagaagcatactttacCTTGGCAAAGGTACACTAAAGATATGATTGATTCTAGTTTTGTGATTAGAAGCATAaacttacctggcaaagggtacactaaatagattgcttataatagatgtaattagaagcatacttaccccCTAGCACTGGGTACACTAAATAAGATTGATTCTAGTTTGGTGTTTAGAACGATACTTTATCCTGGCaaagggtacactaaatagattgcttgTATAGATGTTTAAAAGTTAAAACGTACTTACATAGCACAGGTACACCCAAATTAGAGTTCCTTCTAGCTGTAATTAAAACACAGCAACTTTAACCTAATGCACATGGGTTAAACACTAAATAGATTTGATTTCTAGTTGttgattagaagcatacttaaccTAGCCACAGGGTACACCAAAGTCGATTGCttatagatgtaattagaagcatacttacctggcacagggtagcACTAAATAAGTTTTGATTCTATTTGTGATTAGAAGCATACTTgacctagcacagggtacactaaatagattgctttgtagatgtaattagaagcatacttacctacgCACAAGGGTGACACCAAAGATTGATTGTTTCTAGATtttattagaagcatacttacctagcccATGGTACACTAAATAGAGTTGCTTTCTAGTTGTTGCATTAGAATCATACTTTACCTGGTCCCAGTGCACACTAAATAGagttgcttctagttgtaattataaGCATACTTACCCTAGGCAACAGGGTACCACTAAATAGATTGCTTATAGGATGTTAACTTGAGAGGCCATACTTGTTACCCTAGCACAGGGTAAACTAAACTAAATAATTGATTCTAGTTgtgattagaagcatacttacctgggcaaAGGGTACACTAAATAAGATTACTTATAGATTGTAATTAAAAGCAGTACTTACCTATCCACAGGTACAACTAAACATAGATTGGATTCTTTATTGTTTattagaatcatacttacctggcaaacatggtacactaaatagatttcTTATAGAtgttaattagaagcatacttacctgccGACAGGGTTACACTATATAGATTGCttatagatgtaattagaagcatacttacctagcacgggtacactaaatagattgattctagttatgattagaagcatacttacctgcacagggtacactaaaatAGATTGCTTATAGATGTAATTAGAACagacttacctagcacagggtacaccaaataggtTCCATATAGATGTAATTagagcatacttacctagcacagggtacactaaatagattgattctagttgtgattagaagcatacttacctggcaaagagtacactaaatagattgcttaTAGATGTAATTagagcatacttacctagcacagggtacaccaaattgattgttctagatgtaattagaagcattacTTGACCTGGCAACAAAGGGTACACTAAAAAGATTGCTTATTGATATAATTagaaagcatacttacctagcacagggtacaccaaattgattgtttctagatgtaattagaagcatacttacctggcaaagggtaaactaaatagattgcttatagatgtaattagaagcatacttacctagcacaggttacactaaataatttgattctagttgtgattagaagcatacttacctagcacagggtacactaaatagatttgATTCTAGTTgttattagaagcatacttacctagcacatggtacactaaatagatgattctagttgttattagaagcatacttacctagcacagggtacactaaattgATTGATTCTAGTTgttattagaagcatacttacctagccacagggtacactaaatgaGCTTGATTCTAGTTgtgattagaagcatacttacctagcacagggtacaaCTAAATAGATTGATTCTAGTTGTGATTAGAAGCATatttacctagcacagggtacactaaaatagattgattctagttgtgattagaagcaaattacctagcacagggtacactaaatagattgaatagttgtgattagaagcatacttacctaaaCAAAGGGGTACACATAAATAGATGATTCTAGTTGTTatcagaagcatacttacctagcacaggtacactaaatagattgattctagttgttgattagaagcatacttacctagcacaaggtacactaaatagattgattCTAGTgtgattagaagcatacttacctagcacagggtacactaaatagattgattctagttgtgattagaagcatacttacctaagCACAGGGttacactaaatagattgattCTAGTgtgattagaagcatacttacctagcacagggtacactaaatagatgattctagttgtgattagaagcatacttactgccacgggtacactaaatagattgcttatagagtaattagaagcatacttacctagcacagggtacactaaatagattgattctagttgttattagaagcatacttac
Coding sequences:
- the LOC135208386 gene encoding uncharacterized protein LOC135208386 encodes the protein MNKVKSDAKESRDSPQYVISAAASQLSESAAQALPQISSIKRTIHNVRQKERAGLANPIHRREIVLTTDQTKTHKGEQFLLYDSGHYDDRMLIFATQNNLSLLEKSANLQVDGTFKTVPQLFEQLCTVHHAVKNNYTIPVVYALLPDKRAETYRRLFALIKSMVPNLQVSTITSDFELAAITAVKEEFSTASHYGCLFHLGQCLYRKICDCGLKVRYDTDSEFTLKIRMLLA